The DNA segment AATCAGAAGATTACTAACTCTTATAGTGTTAGCTTCTCATTGATGAAAGGAATTGCTCTTAATCCAAGTTTAGCCTATATCATGTTTTACTTTTTCAGTTATTTTGGCACTGTTAATATAATGATCAGGAATTTCATTTACAATTTTACTGCTTATGTAAATATATTGTCTTTTGTTAGTTTCATTGTTAGTATTAtagatcaaatattttattcgaGGTGGGTCTATATTTTTTACTAcacttaataaatataataaactgTCTAATTCTTCTAAAGTCAAACTGGTTGGAAAAAATCTACGCTCTTTTCGAATGGTTTTGATAATCAAGTTTTTGCTCCTTAGAATTTATAGGAAAGGTATATCTTATTCTTctgcaaataaattttatgaggATGTCCCATTCTAAATATTCTTCGATGAAGACACCTAGATATTAAGTGCTACTGATAACAAATAGGTATCATTGTGTTCTGATTATTTATTAgtgttttcttttgaatatccaTTTAATGCGACGATACTGTTGGTGTTAGTCCCCAAATATGCGAGCGTAATAGACGCGCGGATTTTTTCACATCGTTTACAGGATGCTTGGCCTCTTTCATGAGGAAAACTATACTAGCGGAATAGACTCGCCCCATAATAGAGACCAAGGAAAGAAGACGCAAGGAATAGAATACGCGTCTATTTCACTCGTTTTTTTATGGGGTCTTGGACAATACAGCGTTGTCACATTGAGTATACATATTAAGTTGCTTATGAGAATGTTACAATGTTACACTATCGGGAAACGTCGATATTAACAAGTAGGGTGGAAGCTCTaatttcaacttattttattcagagtatCAATCGGCATCATCTATATTTTGTACGGTAGGTTTCGAATACAAACTCGAAACTTACCGAAACAGAAGAAGAATGTGAAGGAGAGAAGACTCAACACCGGAAGCCATTGTATGCTGTCAACATTGTACCCGCAATTGTCCAAGTAATAGTACAATCCCAGCATAAACTGAAAAATGCAATTTAATAGGATTACAAGTACTATCTacttgattaataatttttaaaatattagtaGTATCATCACAATATAATACTGCTATACTGCtacaattttattcttcatagattatttcaaagtgaaaattatttattacaatatgtaGGTCGTCACAACAAAAATCACTTTTGAAGATTACAGtaattctattgaaaattaattattattattattattaaacgaaaatccaaattaaatgctgtaattcaccccgaagacttctgctactgcaaatattgacaacagggtactgtaaacagctagatggagatCCGATGagctattgaaaattattctaataCTGGACCGACAATTAACAGCCTTTCAAGATTGTTAAATCTCCTGATTTTGGATACTGTTCCGTTCAGCTTGAGAAGctctatgaataatttatactaattgttgtatttattgtatcattgaataCTTCAAGTACAAAGAAGAcagtgaaaaatatataattttgagTATACCGTACATTGCTGAATTGATCTACTTCACCTTGACAAGAATTGTACTGGAAAGTGTTAAAATTTTAAAcgtaatttaattcaaatttaatatgttCACAaggattattatataaatttaggCCTACATAAAAaatgttctcatttttatattgtattttttgtaaattttagattttcaacCCCGCGTTCTTATTTTATAGCAGCTAATGTAGGTCCGATAGCcgctactataataatatatgatatcTTTATTATATGCAACGTGCCACTAGCACACACCGCAACAGACATATATGATGACTAGCAAAGGAAAAATCGCTTCCCAGCTTATTAAATGTTCCAATAATGAACAAAGACGATCATCTATGCGTATTTCTGCCGACATCTGCATGCAGATGTTTTTTATTGCTCTATATGCAGGATGATTTTCTAAACGTCTGTATATGCCTTTCGTGGGTCAAGTGAAGAGGAGAGCTATTTATTGCTCCAACTTCACCCAAATCACTTCTTATGTTGTATGCAAATAAAATGCATTAATCAATCTATCTTTACGGTATCCTACTTTTTATATCATGCTTGTGTTAACTCTAGTTTATCAACAGTAGACTATACCGCAAGAGACACTAAAGGTTTGATCAAAGCATAtctgaaatttgttattttggttgaatgttaattttGTCTGCTGATATCTGCTATGTGCGTTGACCAAAGACATCAGTCGGTATGTATACGTCTGTTAGGGTTGtatggcagagaggacctggagtactaactccgcccttaataaaggcaatcaatcaatctttctgcATCTGTCTGTTGATGTGtgcttaaaggtgcgtacagatttactcgccgcgaacatgagcaattcacttttaatcagctgatgccaagctttttatatcagCTGTATCTTACATTTTCTTACAgttaaaaatacagatataatcagctgattaaaagtgaatcgctcatgttcgcggcgcgtatatctgtacgcaccttataaGGATGACAACTTTGAAAGTAATTGGTCAACTTATTTGATACCTAACTTTATTGCAGAGTTTAGACACTGTGTATCTTTGTGAATATATAAAGCAACATCAGCTTGGGGCTACAGTGGCTACTAACATGCGACACAGAAACGCCGGCGCCCGACACGATGAGCGGCACCTTGAGGCCGAGGTACTTGACTATGGGAGGCGTGAAGACGGCCGACACAGCCTGGACTACGCCTAGTAGCACACATGACAGCGACGGTGACAACACCTCAGTGGCGCGCGCGAATATCTGCTGCGTGTAGAACTGCACTGCATTGATGCCTGAGAACTGCTGGATGAAGATGAGTGCGCATGTCAGGTAGAGAGCGCGCAGTCCGCCGCGCGACTCGCAAATGCCGCGCAGCGTCAGTTGGTTGGCTGAGCTGTCTAGCAGCgcctagaaaatatattttttcaaatgaataaaatatgtttaaaattaaatttctagcTATGGAATACTTCAGCAGTTGATCAACTGcaatttttaacaataattcttCCATCTAACAtacatttttcctattgaaattttctctcGAATTTGATGGTATCAGATGATAGagtaaaattcaaattgaattatgtTCATTTCTCATGTTGCAGCTACAGTGCAATAAAAGTACATTCTCAATAATATGAAACTAAAATTACTAGACTTTCGTAACTGGGAAATTTTGATGCTTATCAAAAATTGGATTCTAGGATAACAGAGATAAGAACAGGgacttttgctactgcaaatattaaccGAAGAGCTAAATAGCAGAAGGGAATCTGTTTAATGACATAACATTAACATTGTATAGAATCTGCACATTTAAAATAGCAGTTCAGTTTCCCCGTGAGTACATTCTACAGCATCAAAATTTCCCAGCTACGAAAGTCGAGTACCTAATTTAGTTTCCTAGTATTAAGAATTTTCTTTTATTGCACTGTAGCTGTAACATGAGAAATGaacataattcaattttaaattttactttCTCATCTGATACCAACAAATACGAGAGAAAattccaatattaatttattctatccaATCCATTTTATCAATGTGATGCATTCAACATACAGCAGATgcaaattaatgagaaatttaatttgttcaaatgtttatgaATTTATGACATGATTAACCTATAGTAGGAAATTCTAAATTGATGCTGTCAACCACCTcgaaaaatattgacaactgggtaaacagctagaaggaaattcgatgagagctactatccaacaGTAATACTAGCTACTAGCCGTCTTCTAcagtaataaaaatttaaaattttctgaaTTAACTCCTCTGGTGGTGCATGAAGAATAATAAGTACTGTAGTATCATTCcattgaaatttcatattttctttttcaatattcattggTCTATATACTTGCTTGTATTTCAATGAGCTCCTTCTCgatacagtcctctggtaggcCACCCCTCAGCCACTGCAGGATTCTGATGGTCTCCTGTCGTTTGCCTTTGGCTAGCAAGTAGTGGGGTGACTCTGGCATCCACAGGAATATGAGCAGGAAGACGACAGGCATCACAATGCAGACGAATATCAGGTTGTGATAGGAGAGGTACGACCCAGCGGCGTAGGCTGTTAGGAAGCCGGCGGCAAGGAATAGTTCGTTCAAAGCACACAAGGCTTCGCGGTCTTCGTCCTACAAACAAAATAAAGTTCAGTTATTTGAAACCATCCGCACAGCATGCACATAATATAGGATTGTTGATTTTTGTTCTGGCACAAGCGATACTGTTTACCGATCACAGTCTGTCATTTCAGTATTCATATAGTAGCCCAGTcgataaaggttttttcgatccgaaaattaaataaaagctgaatctctcaccatcgatagaaccctcccagagggtcattctaccaaaagtcccaagaaatccccctgGAGCTTTCACCCCTAgccaccctcaaagttgaaaaatgcaggtaatcacggaaaatcaaatatctctgtaaccattgatcggaaagagttctattatatgtcattcgatttgtTTAATAATGTACTACAATATCAGTTACATTCATTTTCCCAATAAaactaacagttttcttgataaactaaaatatatgtaaaaatttaggggggttgcaatttgatttttttgttttctccgattaacttcgaagcaagtgatttaaaagaaaaatgagccaaataattaatgtagtcacttccattgcgaatccattgatgtatattgttacgtatttgcgatttgatttgacgccgtggaaggggaaacagccgacgcggtacagcgcggctgactctcttcgccatagtaaacagtaaacaggaaatcaattatctctgtaaccattaatcggaaaaaaatctatcatatgtcattcgattcgttacattattgactacaatattagacgtattcattttctcaataaaacaaacagtttccttgataaaatgatatatatatgaaaaaattttggggtttttcgatttgatttttttgttttctccgattaactttgaagcagatgattttaaagaaaaatgagccaaataattaatgtcggCAATTCCATTGCAAATCTATTGATGTGTATCATTATGtatttgtgattcaatttgacgctgtggGAGGGGAAGCAGcagacgcggctgactcccttcaccatagtaaacagttttcagtaaacagtAGGTAATAGTACAGCTTTCTACATTGCATCGTATTTACACTCttgcgctcgaaacaatcaattttgtctattgttaaGACATGTTCTGAATCTAGATttccacttttcaatactctacaGATTATTATACTTGTCTTGATTTAACTACGctgatgataaaaatcaggctTTCGTTGtatgctcacagaatttatcaatttcaagtgTGTCATCTCAATACGAGTCACACGTAGtatcacaatttgataactctagtttcagatgttGATGTTCTTCAATGAAGTTTGTAGATTATGACGTGTCCGACTTCTCCaccttatccttattttgtgaaaaatgaagattcaaaatttcttttcatagcttttttgtgtttcttctttttatttgattactttttataatttaaacaatagtcttgataatggaatgagtATCATCGGATCGGGTGAACAAAGAAAATAAGAGGGTaggtatttaataaaattaaagtaaagattttagaaaataaaagtaaaaggtatttgaaacaaatagaaaaaattctagtgataattcaactttttctaaTAGGTACGAATTTCGAGGATCTCAATATGACTTTTTCCCAaccacaggcagaaattccaatgatcatcataatagtacctacggtaatttaatgaaaattctttgtattgttcaacgtaagataagctacatcctTAAGGTAATCAACTTATTtgggattatcatgtttatgaatgaaagcgataCTGTGATAAGAGATTAGTCaaactaaaatataaacattatatacaatgcacaTCTCTGatcaactcaaattaaaaatgatagtatcaagccgaaaaTGAATAGAGCAACTGAATCAAAgtgactatccactgttcaatttgcactgtgatttccttttatacttccaaatggattaaaTTGCTTGACTCTCCaatgtaacaattattgtaaaaaaaacaaatggaatgtgaacgtcatccaaatagcatttaaatttgaattttcagatcatggAATTCATaacaaactaattcttgagagaatagtgatgaatgttgcatgtaacattgatacaagcgatacaatgaaaaacatctattaatttaatactgggcTTATCAAATTCATGTTACCGTACCTTCAAagcttttaaaatataaaactaaCATTCTCAATCTTCTCTACTGGAgtaaaacatcgatagaaaataaagaagagcccatcaTAACCACAAAATACTTGTActaaaattcacttgaactaactcacttcaacccttcaatgatcacaatcaACTAGAATGCTGTGAaaactataatattgataatcagataccgtacatttttcaaatagcttcacccaactaagtCTGTGAATgccaagtcataagaaatcatgtttaATAGATTTAGTTTTAATGCTTCagcatataaataaaaattggtctattcttttggtgcccgaaGCAAAACCAATataaatcaacattaatcgacatcaaGAATAGCTTCTACCAACCTTCTAATTCCAGTATGATTCTACTCATGCTTTACTTCCATTTATGAAGTTCTCATTGAGgcccttgtgtaatgaatgacaagatgagTGGAGTTGAAGCATTGATGtgataacaaataatagaatatgataaatcatctttcaattcatCTAATACACGGTAGGCTACTTTGTACTTGATTCATGATTCTTTACGAATTTTCCATCTTCAATGGACTGTACAtctagttttcaataaattgaatattcaactttCTATCCTACTTGTTCAACTTGTGATTAAGAGGGTAGAATGTGAAACACTCTCATGATTTTCCTACTTCTTATaaatgcttactcttccttaatttgtatttttgcatggctttcatctttagaatctactgaattttcatactGGACTGTTTAgatatgtagattcaactagtaagaacggaagataagctacttttacagagagaatcatagaaagtttcaactcaacaagcccaatgtataattgttatgcctcagccgtcatatatattttggCTCAACtgtaggtatattatcaacttggcttggagaatattaactgtggaaaacagcaaacactgcacgctatatgatttttcaggaaattgccactattatcactattgtaatctatgatttatctcagtatttgacattcataacttatgatgaATTGTAACATAGATTTATGATCGtatacataaatatttatcatattatgtaatacCGTAGTATGAATAtcttatcggttgcaaacaatatctttgtctgtcatagaatgcataattagaagcacatatataacaacgAAATGATGAGTTAATTATCACATTTCAATCAAAACATAGACATCAATAATGATGACTGTATTGTAATAGTggcattaaaataattaattcacgtAAAAAATACTGATCTCCAGAACCAGCAATGAAAGCTGTATTACTGTAATCAACTTGGTTGAATctcgaaaattataatatttagaatttagagaattaaaaggTGGAAATTTAGtttcagcgcatgtcaaaacaatggacgaaattgattgtttcgagcgccatagtgtaaataagATGCAACTGAGAAAGCAGTACTAGAGGTatattactgtttactatggtgaagagagtaaGCCGTGCCttaccgcgtcggctgtttccccttccacagcgtcaaatcgaatcgcaaatacataacaatacacACCAATGGATTGCAATGAAATTTGcgacattaattatttggctcgtttttcgtttaaatcatctgcttcaaagttaatcggagaaaacaaaaaaatcaaatcgaaaaacccctaaattttatcatatatattattttatcaaggaaactgtttgttttattgagaaaatgaatacgtctaatattgtagtcaataatgtaacgaatcgaatgacatatgatagatttttttccgattaatggttacagagataattgatttcctgtttactgtttactatggcgaagagagtcagccgcgctgtaccgcgtcggctgtttccccttccacggcgtcaaatcaaatcgcaaatacgtaacaatatacatcaatgaattCGCAATGGAAGtgactacattaattatttggctcatttttcttttaaatcacttgcttcgaagttaatcggagaaaacaaaaaaatcaaatcgcaacccccctaaatttttacatatatattagtttatcaagaaaactgttagttTTATTGGGAGAATGAATGTGACTGATATTGTAGTCCATTATTTAACAAATCCAATGAGATATAATAGAActctttccgatcaatggttacagagatatttgattttccgtgattacctgcatttttcatgttttagggggctgggggTGAAAGCTCcagggggatttcttgggacttttggtaGAAttaccctctgggagggttctatcgatggtgagaaattcagcttttatttaattttcggaccttcattgactgggctatagtCCATAAAAACATTTCAAGCATTATTATTCCACTAGAGCTTTTCAAAGACAGTTAATTTTACAAACCCCTCTGGGATGTAAGTTTTTGAGTCATTaccgtatttatttatttcatttattggcaAACCcaaatcattctatcaatatactataaaatgattggaagaagacaacaggcatagcccaaaactgtctacGGTACCTCCCTACTTTGGATGATTAAAATcgaaatttatcaattggagATAAATTGAGTAATATGTAGCccaagttgaatgaaaaataattttcttattttatcaaaaatatattaatagtcTTCATAGAATTTACACATCCATCAAAAGGTATGGTATGATATGAAATactacaaaaaatatttaggATACCTTGTAAAATTAATTATCTGCGCATTTTAAATAGCAGTAGGTCCCCGTAAGTCACTCTACAGTAGGCTATTGAACACTGCTAGATAGATTATATGATATAACGTCTACTATTATATAGTAAAATATGATATAGCTGTATACGATGGAAAAATTATCAGAAACTGCAGTTAATCAACTgctgaaatataataataatgaattcaaatatcCAGTATGAAAGCTGTATACATAGAACTATAAGGACTTCTGTTAGGccttctgcaaatattgaccgaagaactAGGAAATAGGAAAAGAGAATTcgttaaaataatgaaatattataaaaagaaaaactgTGCCCAGACCGGGAGTTGAATCCGGTAACTCTCCGTTGCCAGAGGAGCGGCTTCAGTAAACATTAGCAGTAGGTAGCAGAAGTCTAGCTccacacacattgatttttggatgtacgattttttcgtccttataagttttataagattgaaaataacttgacaaacatatgatgtgatcatcaagtttcattcaatctgatagaatacAAGGACGGCAAGAAATCGTACATCCAAACATCGATATGAGTGTAACTGGTTGAAGTCTCTAGTTCTATTTATGAAGtatcattggatatttgaataaattaatatacatgtatgattttatataataatgattataggAACCTCAGTAATCTCGGCGATGTAGAGGGGCACAGCCATAAATATGAGGCCGACAGCGACGCCGGTGAGTAATCGGCCGAGGTAGAGCATCCAGACATGCTGCGCCGCCATGAGTACGGCCCATGCAACAAGTAGCAGAAGCATGTTGCAGAGCAGGCTGGACTTGCGACCGATGAGGTCTAGGAGGCGACCGGCCATCAGGGGTCCGACGCAGCCGCCGACAGCGATCAGCGAGCCAACCCACGATGACTGCTCCACGCTGACCAACAGCCACGACTCGGGCGCCATCAGGGGGGGCAGAGTCGGCGATGTCCACGCCAGGCAGCAGCCGCATGACGAGAACGCTATGTTCGCTGCCAACAATTCAATTAGGCTTGTAGATAATGACCATTCGTATGTCAGGAATAATTATGGGTTGACAATGCATGTCTACACTCAAAAATAGTTGAGccacaaatttattaattaacgATCCATCACAAAAAATGAGATGATTACAAACTAGGAACTCTAACTATCTTGTATCTGGTTTtgaaaaactattattaattttttgaaaaaattgaattgtacaatttttattgtaaatggaaGATAAATAATTGAACTTTAACCTCGTATCAAAAGCGTTATTCAACCTCTGTATTTGACCTCATACCTGTGCCTGGTCAATATTAGGGCAATAAGATCTCTAGCATCTTTTTACTGCCTCGCCGTGAATAATATAAGTTGGTAATTAGAATACCGTACCATATTACTGGTcccttgaaaatatattatataagtatCCTActgtatttttttagaaattttaacTATATTTACCTGTGAATGCTGCAATATAGAGATTTGTTTTGCGTCCTATTATTGGTGCCATTCGATGGTATATAGAATCTCTCAGATTTCACTAGTGTAATAT comes from the Nilaparvata lugens isolate BPH chromosome 1, ASM1435652v1, whole genome shotgun sequence genome and includes:
- the LOC111061715 gene encoding facilitated trehalose transporter Tret1, which codes for MAPIIGRKTNLYIAAFTANIAFSSCGCCLAWTSPTLPPLMAPESWLLVSVEQSSWVGSLIAVGGCVGPLMAGRLLDLIGRKSSLLCNMLLLLVAWAVLMAAQHVWMLYLGRLLTGVAVGLIFMAVPLYIAEITEDEDREALCALNELFLAAGFLTAYAAGSYLSYHNLIFVCIVMPVVFLLIFLWMPESPHYLLAKGKRQETIRILQWLRGGLPEDCIEKELIEIQALLDSSANQLTLRGICESRGGLRALYLTCALIFIQQFSGINAVQFYTQQIFARATEVLSPSLSCVLLGVVQAVSAVFTPPIVKYLGLKVPLIVSGAGVSVSHFMLGLYYYLDNCGYNVDSIQWLPVLSLLSFTFFFCFGFGPLPWATMGEMFPPNMKAMSSAFVTSFCFMLMFVITKFFSNFSSMLGSHSSFWLFSLLCALGTVFTYFYLPNTKGMSLQDIQDLLNDRYKTTSDPVDEKGKLYNIAPVCIEQNLENADHLHNTIHVLV